The following proteins are co-located in the Oncorhynchus gorbuscha isolate QuinsamMale2020 ecotype Even-year linkage group LG22, OgorEven_v1.0, whole genome shotgun sequence genome:
- the LOC124010186 gene encoding myosin heavy chain, fast skeletal muscle-like, which translates to MSTDAEMQIYGKAALYLRKPERERMEAQAAPFDSKNACYVTDKVELYLKGLVTARADGKCTVTVTKPDGSKEEGKEFKEADIYQMNPPKYDKIEDMAMMTYLNEASVLYNLKERYAAWMIYTYSGLFCATVNPYKWLPVYDEEVVNAYRGKKRMEAPPHIFSVSDNAFQFMMIDKENQSILITGESGAGKTVNTKRVIQYFATIAVSGSKKEVDPSKMQGSLEDQIIAANPLLESYGNAKTVRNDNSSRFGKFIRIHFQAGKLAKADIETYLLEKSRVAFQLPDERGYHIFYQLMTGHKPELVEMTLLTTNPYDFPMISQGHIAVPSINDKEELDATDDAITILGFTNDEKMSIYKLTGAVTHHGNLKFKQKQREEQAEPDGTEVADKIGYLLGLNSAELLKCLCYPRVKVGNEYVTKGQTVAQVYNAVMALAKSIYERMFLWMVIRINEMLDTKNPRQFYIGVLDIAGFEIFDYNSMEQLCINFTNEKLQQFFNHTMFVLEQEEYKKEGIVWEFIDFGMDLAACIELIEKPLGIFSILEEECMFPKASDTTFKNKLNDQHLGKTKAFEKPKPAKGKPEAHFSLVHYAGTVDYNITGWLDKNKDPLNESVILMYGKASVKLLATLYPAAPPEDKAKKGGKKKGGSMQTVSSQFRENLHKLMTNLRSTHPHFVRCLIPNESKTPGLMENFLVIHQLRCNGVLEGIRICRKGFPSRIIYADFKQRYKVLNASVIPEGQFMDNKKASEKLLGSIDVNHEDYKFGHTKVFFKAGLLGVLEEMRDEKLAALVGMVQALSRGFLMRREFSKMMERRESIFSIQYNIRSFMNVKTWPWMKLYFKIKPLLQSAETEKELANMKENYEKMKTDLAKALATKKHLEEKLVALVQERADLALQVASEGESLNDAEERCEGLIKSKIQLEAKLKEMTERLEDEEEMNAELTAKKRKLEDECSELKKDIDDLELTLAKVEKEKHATENKVKNLTEEMASLDESVAKLTKEKKALQEAHQQTLDDLQAEEDKVNTLTKAKTKLEQQVDDLEGSLEQEKKLRMDLERAKRKLEGDLKLAQESIMDLENDKQQADEKIKKKEFETSQLLSKVEDEQSLGAQLQKKIKELQARIEELEEEIEAERAARAKVEKQRADLSRELEEISERLEEAGGATAAQIDMNKKREAEFQKLRRDLEESTLQHEATAAALRKKQADSVAELGEQIDNLQRVKQKLEKEKSEYKMEIDDLSSNMEAVAKAKGNLEKMCRTLEDQLSELKTKNDENVRQVNDISGQRARLLTENGEFGRQLEEKEALVSQLTRGKQAFTQQVEELKRQIEEEVKAKNALAHGVQSARHDCDLLREQFEEEQEAKAELQRGMSKANSEVAQWRTKYETDAIQRTEELEEAKKKLAQRLQDAEETIEATNSKCSSLEKTKQRLQGEVEDLMIDVERANATAANLDKKQRNFDKVLAEWKQKYEEGQAELEGAQKEARSMSTELFKLKNSYEEALDHLETLKRENKNLQQEISDLTEQIGETGKSIHELEKAKKTVETEKSEIQTALEEAEGTLEHEESKILRVQLELNQIKGEVDRKLAEKDEEMEQIKRNSQRMIDSMQSTLDSEVRSRNDALRVKKKMEGDLNEMEIQLSHSNRQAAEAQKQLRNVQGLLKDAQLHLDDAVRASEDMKEQVAMVERRNGLMVAEIEELRVALEQTERGRKVAETELVDASERVGLLHSQNTSLLNTKKKLETDLVQVQGEVDDIVQEARNAEEKAKKAITDAAMMAEELKKEQDTSSHLERMKKNLEITVKDLQHRLDEAENLAMKGGKKQLQKLESRVRELETEVEAEQRRGADAVKGVRKYERRVKELTYQTEEDRKNVGRLQDLVDKLQMKVKAYKRHAEEAEEQANGHMSKFRKVQHELEEAEERADIAETQVNKLRAKSRSTGKGKEVAE; encoded by the exons ATGAGTACGGACGCGGAGATGCAAATCTACGGCAAGGCTGCCTTGTACCTTCGTAAgcctgagagggagaggatggaggcacAAGCCGCACCTTTTGATTCAAAGAACGCCTGCTATGTGACGGACAAGGTGGAGCTGTACCTAAAGGGTTTGGTCACTGCCAGGGCCGACGGCAAGTGTACTGTGACAGTCACCAAACCTGACGGCAGTAAGGAG GAAGGAAAAGAGTTCAAAGAAGCAGACATCTATCAGATGAACCCCCCTAAGTACGACAAGATTGAGGACATGGCCATGATGACCTACCTGAATGAAGCCTCTGTGTTGTATAACCTCAAAGAGCGTTATGCAGCATGGATGATCTAT ACCTACTCTGGGCTCTTCTGTGCCACGGTGAACCCCTACAAGTGGCTCCCCGTGTACGACGAAGAGGTCGTCAACGCCtacagagggaagaagaggatggaGGCTCCACCCCATATCTTCTCCGTCTCTGACAACGCCTTTCAGTTCATGATGATTG ATAAGGAGAACCAGTCCATCCTGATTAC TGGAGAATCCGGTGCAGGAAAGACTGTCAACACCAAGCGTGTCATCCAGTACTTCGCCACCATTGCGGTATCTGGTTCCAAGAAGGAAGTCGACCCCAGCAAAATGCAG GGGTCTCTTGAGGATCAGATCATTGCAGCTAACCCTCTGCTGGAGTCTTACGGTAATGCCAAGACAGTGAGGAACGACAACTCGTCTCGCTTT GGTAAATTCATCAGGATTCACTTCCAAGCAGGCAAACTGGCTAAAGCTGATATTGAGACCT acctgcTGGAGAAGTCCAGAGTGGCCTTCCAGCTGCCCGATGAGAGAGGCTACCACATCTTCTACCAGTTAATGACAGGCCACAAACCTGAACTAGTTG AAATGACGCTCCTCACCACAAACCCCTACGACTTCCCCATGATCAGCCAGGGTCATATCGCTGTGCCCAGCATCAACGACAAGGAAGAGCTGGATGCCACAGAT GATGCCATTACGATCCTGGGCTTCACTAATGATGAGAAGATGTCCATCTACAAGCTGACAGGAGCTGTAACGCACCACGGCAACTTGAAATTCAAGCAGAAGCAGCGTGAGGAGCAGGCCGAGCCAGACGGCACAGAGG TGGCTGATAAAATCGGCTACCTGCTGGGCCTGAACTCAGCGGAGTTGCTGAAATGTCTGTGCTACCCCAGAGTGAAGGTCGGCAACGAGTATGTGACCAAGGGACAGACTGTGGCTCAG GTTTATAATGCAGTCATGGCTCTGGCCAAGTCCATCTATGAGAGGATGTTCTTGTGGATGGTCATCCGTATCAACGAGATGTTGGACACCAAGAATCCAAGGCAGTTCTATATCGGTGTGCTCGACATTGCCGGGTTTGAGATCTTTGAT TACAACAGTATGGAGCAACTGTGCATCAACTTCACCAATGAGAAACTGCAAcagtttttcaaccacaccaTGTTCGTCCTGGAGCAAGAGGAGTACAAGAAGGAGGGAATTGTCTGGGAATTCATTGACTTCGGCATGGACTTGGCTGCCTGCATTGAGCTTATTGAGAAG CCATTGGGCATCTTCTCCATCCTTGAAGAGGAGTGCATGTTCCCCAAGGCTTCAGACACTACCTTCAAGAACAAGTTGAACGACCAGCACCTTGGCAAAACCAAGGCGTTTGAGAAGCCCAAGCCTGCCAAAGGCAAGCCAGAGGCCCACTTCTCTCTCGTACACTATGCCGGCACTGTGGACTACAACATCACTGGCTGGCTGGATAAGAACAAGGACCCCCTGAACGAATCAGTTATTCTGATGTACGGGAAGGCCTCAGTCAAACTGTTGGCTACCCTGTACCCTGCTGCCCCACCTGAGG ATAAAGCCAAGAAAGGAGGCAAGAAGAAGGGTGGTTCCATGCAGACTGTGTCGTCCCAGTTCAGG GAGAACTTACACAAGCTGATGACCAACTTGAGGAGCACTCATCCTCACTTTGTGCGCTGCCTGATCCCCAACGAGTCAAAGACTCCAG GTCTGATGGAGAACTTCCTGGTTATCCACCAGCTCAGGTGTAATGGTGTTCTGGAGGGTATCAGGATCTGCAGAAAGGGCTTCCCCAGCAGAATCATCTATGCTGACTTCAAGCAGAG GTATAAAGTACTGAATGCCAGTGTCATCCCAGAGGGCCAGTTCATGGACAACAAGAAGGCTTCTGAGAAGCTGCTTGGGTCCATTGATGTAAATCACGAGGATtataagtttggacacaccaag GTGTTCTTCAAAGCCGGTCTGCTGGGTGtcctggaggagatgagagatgagaagcTAGCAGCTCTGGTCGGCATGGTCCAGGCTCTCAGCCGTGGATTCCTCATGAGGAGAGAGTTCTCCaagatgatggagaggag agagtccatcttctccatcCAGTACAACATTCGCTCATTCATGAATGTGAAAACTTGGCCATGGATGAAGTTGTACTTTAAGATCAAGCCCCTGCTGCAGAGCGCTGAGACTGAGAAGGAGCTGGCCAACATGAAGGAGAACTATGAGAAGATGAAGACAGACCTGGCCAAGGCTCTGGCCACCAAGAAGCATTTGGAGGAGAAGTTAGTGGCCCTGGTGCAGGAGAgggcagacctggctctccaAGTCGCATCT GAAGGTGAGAGTCTGAACGATGCTGAGGAAAGGTGCGAGGGGCTCATCAAGAGCAAGATCCAGCTGGAGGCCAAACTCAAAGAGATGACTGAGAggctggaggatgaggaggagatgaatGCTGAGTTGACTGCCAAGAAGAGGAAGCTGGAGGACGAGTGCTCTGAGCTGAAGAAGGACATTGATGACCTGGAGCTCACCCTAGCCAAAGTGGAGAAGGAGAAGCACGCCACTGAAAACAAG GTTAAAAACCTGACAGAAGAGATGGCGTCTTTGGATGAGAGTGTTGCCAAGCTGACCAAGGAGAAGAAAGCCCTCCAAGAGGCCCACCAGCAGACACTGGACGACCTGCAGGCAGAAGAGGACAAAGTCAACACTCTGACCAAGGCCAAGACCAAGCTGGAACAGCAAGTGGACGAC CTTGAGGGTTCACTGGAGCAAGAGAAGAAGCTCCGTATGGACCTTGAGAGAGCCAAGAGAAAGCTGGAGGGAGATCTGAAACTGGCCCAGGAGTCCATAATGGACCTGGAGAATGACAAACAGCAAGCCGATGAGAAAATCAAGAA AAAGGAGTTTGAGACCAGCCAGCTCCTCAGCAAGGTTGAGGATGAACAGTCTCTGGGAGCTCAGTTGCAGAAGAAGATCAAGGAACTCCAG GCCCGTAttgaggagctggaggaggaaaTTGAGGCTGAGCGTGCTGCCAGGGCTAAGGTTGAGAAGCAAAGGGCCGATCTCTCCAGGGAACTTGAGGAGATCAGCGAGAGGCTGGAGGAGGCCGGTGGCGCCACTGCTGCTCAGATTGATATGAACAAGAAGCGTGAGGCTGAGTTCCAGAAGCTGCGTCGTGATCTTGAAGAGTCCACTTTGCAGCATGAGGCCACAGCCGCCGCTCTGCGCAAGAAGCAGGCCGATAGTGTGGCTGAGCTCGGGGAGCAGATCGACAACCTGCAACGCGTCAAACAGAAGCTAGAGAAGGAGAAGAGCGAATACAAGATGGAGATTGATGACCTCTCCAGCAACATGGAGGCCGTCGCCAAGGCTAAG GGCAATCTGGAGAAGATGTGCCGTACTCTTGAGGACCAGCTGAGTGAGCTCAAGACTAAGAATGATGAGAATGTTCGCCAGGTCAATGACATCAGCGGACAGAGGGCCAGACTCCTGACAGAAAATG GTGAGTTTGGACGCCAGCTGGAGGAGAAGGAAGCCCTGGTGTCTCAGCTGACCAGAGGAAAACAGGCCTTCACCCAGCAGGTGGAGGAGCTGAAGAGGCAGATTGAGGAGGAGGTCAAG GCTAAAAACGCCCTGGCCCACGGTGTCCAGTCTGCCCGCCATGACTGTGATCTCCTGAGAGAGCAGtttgaggaggagcaggaggccaAGGCAGAGCTGCAGCGCGGCATGTCCAAAGCGAACAGTGAGGTGGCTCAGTGGAGGACTAAGTATGAAACTGATGCCATCCAGCGCacagaggagctggaggaggccAA GAAGAAGCTGGCCCAGCGTCTGCAGGACGCTGAGGAGACCATTGAGGCAACCAACTCCAAGTGCTCCTCCCTGGAGAAGACCAAGCAGAGGCtgcagggagaggtggaggacctCATGATTGATGTTGAGAGAGCCAACGCCACTGCCGCCAACCTAGACAAGAAGCAGCGTAACTTTGATAAG gtcctggcagagtggAAGCAGAAGTATGAGGAGGGTCAGGCTGAGCTGGAAGGAGCTCAGAAGGAGGCTCGCTCTATGAGCACTGAACTGTTCAAGTTGAAGAACTCCTACGAGGAGGCTCTGGATCATCTGGAGACtctgaagagagagaacaagaacctGCAAC agGAGATCTCTGACCTGACTGAGCAGATCGGAGAGACTGGCAAGAGCATCCATGAGTTGGAGAAGGCCAAGAAGACCGTGGAGACAGAGAAGTCTGAGATCCAGACCGCTCTGGAGGAGGCGGAG GGAACACTGGAGCATGAGGAATCCAAGATTCTGCGTGTGCAGCTGGAGCTGAACCAGATCAAGGGTGAGGTGGACAGGAAGCTGGCTGAGAAGGACGAGGAGATGGAGCAGATCAAGAGGAACAGCCAGAGGATGATTGACTCCATGCAGAGCACCCTGGACTCTGAGGTCAGGAGCAGGAATGACGCCCTGAGGgtgaagaagaagatggagggagacctGAATGAGATGGAGATCCAGCTGAGCCACTCCAACAGGCAGGCCGCTGAGGCGCAGAAACAGCTGAGGAACGTCCAGGGACTGCTCAAG GATGCCCAATTGCACCTTGATGACGCTGTCCGTGCCTCAGAGGACATGAAGGAGCAGGTAGCCATGGTGGAGCGCAGGAACGGTCTTATGGTGGCTGAAATTGAGGAGCTGAGAGTTGCTCTGGAGCAGACTGAGAGAGGCCGCAAAGTGGCTGAGACTGAGCTGGTAGATGCCAGCGAGCGCGTTGGACTGCTGCACTCCCAG AACACCAGCCTTCTGAACACCAAGAAGAAGCTGGAGACTGACCTGGTGCAGGTGCAGGGAGAGGTGGACGACATTGTCCAGGAGGCCAGGAACGCAGAGGAGAAGGCCAAGAAGGCCATCACTGAC GCGGCCATGATGGCTGAGGAGCTGAAGAAGGAGCAGGACACCAGCTCTCACCtggagaggatgaagaagaacCTGGAGATCACAGTCAAGGACCTGCAGCACCGACTGGATGAGGCTGAGAATCTGGCCATGAAGGGAGGCAAGAAGCAGCTCCAGAAACTGGAGTCCAGG GTTCGTGAGCTCGAGACTGAGGTGGAGGCTGAGCAGAGAAGAGGTGCAGATGCAGTCAAGGGAGTCCGCAAGTATGAGCGCAGAGTCAAGGAGCTCACTTACCAG ACTGAGGAGGATAGGAAGAACGTTGGCAGACTTCAGGACCTGGTAGATAAGCTGCAGATGAAAGTGAAGGCCTACAAGAGACATGCTGAGGAAGCG GAGGAACAAGCCAACGGCCACATGTCTAAGTTCCGGAAGGTTCAGCATGAACTGGAGGAGGCTGAAGAGCGGGCTGACATCGCTGAGACTCAAGTCAACAAGCTCAGAGCCAAATCTCGCAGCACTGGAAAG ggCAAAGAAGTTGCTGAATAA